A window of Pedococcus aerophilus contains these coding sequences:
- a CDS encoding cyanophycinase, protein MSPSKRRATPTLLIIGGAEDRVGKATVLRRFVRLAGGRKAKIVLIPTASSFQDEVTEAYTEVFTRLGAPAPSVVNPQSRQESHDEALVALVDEATGVFMSGGSQLKLSQRFPGTPLGDALHRAHDRGAVVGGTSAGASIMSQFMISMGDEGITPRQRHSQLSAGLGLLQGVIIDQHFAQRSRYGRLMSMVAASPSLIGIGIDEDTAIEVRDRSGFTVHGAGAVFVLDCREAVSDAPDARRGAPLMVSGAVVHSLPAGATFDLSEVHLVDFVEKHADAAVALASAKA, encoded by the coding sequence ATGTCCCCGTCCAAACGTCGTGCGACACCGACACTCCTCATCATCGGCGGTGCCGAGGACCGCGTCGGCAAGGCCACCGTCCTTCGTCGCTTCGTGCGCCTCGCCGGGGGCCGCAAGGCCAAGATCGTCCTGATCCCCACGGCGTCCTCGTTCCAGGACGAGGTGACCGAGGCGTACACCGAGGTCTTCACCCGGCTCGGCGCCCCCGCCCCCTCCGTGGTCAACCCGCAGTCCCGCCAGGAGTCCCACGACGAGGCGCTGGTCGCCCTCGTCGACGAGGCCACCGGGGTCTTCATGAGCGGTGGCAGCCAGCTCAAGCTGAGCCAGCGCTTCCCCGGCACCCCGCTCGGCGACGCCCTGCACCGGGCGCACGACCGTGGTGCGGTCGTCGGCGGGACGTCGGCCGGTGCCTCGATCATGAGCCAGTTCATGATCTCCATGGGCGACGAGGGCATCACGCCCCGCCAGCGGCACAGCCAGCTGAGCGCCGGCCTCGGCCTGCTCCAGGGCGTCATCATCGACCAGCACTTCGCCCAGCGGTCCCGCTACGGCCGCCTCATGTCCATGGTCGCCGCCTCGCCGAGCCTGATCGGCATCGGCATCGACGAGGACACCGCCATCGAGGTCCGCGACCGGTCCGGCTTCACGGTCCACGGCGCCGGCGCGGTGTTCGTCCTGGACTGCCGCGAAGCGGTCTCCGACGCCCCCGACGCCCGTCGCGGAGCACCCCTCATGGTCTCCGGAGCGGTCGTGCACTCACTGCCCGCAGGCGCTACGTTCGACCTCTCCGAGGTGCACCTCGTCGACTTCGTCGAGAAGCACGCGGACGCCGCCGTGGCCCTGGCCTCGGCGAAGGCCTGA